A stretch of DNA from Pseudorca crassidens isolate mPseCra1 chromosome X, mPseCra1.hap1, whole genome shotgun sequence:
AAAAATTACCAGTAtcttgttaagtgaaaaaataggCTACAAAACAATGATGTatagtgcctgtgtgtgtgtgtgtccatgtgcaACACATGTGCGCTCTTGTTGACTTTTCTTATtggtgtttttctgtgttttccaaattttctgcacTGAATGCTGCAGTCTGAATTGGGGCACTATCAAGAGGGGTGCATTGTAGGGACTCTGAGAGCACAAATAAGGGGAATCGAGCAAGACTTCCTTTTGTGAGTGTATTTTGAGGAAGGTGAAAGGCACAGAGTATTGGAGAGGAACTCGAGGAATATGCTGTTTTTCAAGTGCCAAGGAAGAAGGTGGTGTCTACTGGTGGTGAGGACTTCAGGTCCATCAGAGAAGACTGGGCTCCATTAAAGAAGCAGTGGGGAGCAACTCTGGGTCTCTGAACACAGGGGTGAGTGGATGGAAGTGGTGTTGGCGGAGGATTAGTCCAGCCATAGCAGGGTGGACTGGGTTGTAGGCAGGGTGATCTGCCAGGAGACTCTCAGTTTGCATATTTGACCTGAGGTAACGAGAGCTTGGATTAAGGTTGTGGCAATAAAACCAGAAAGGAAGGAGCGGATGGATTTGAGAGATGTTACCAAGAAAGAATCAGAGCTAGAGATTCAAATTTGGCTAAATATATGCCAGGTGGTAGGTGAAAGCATGTAAGGAGACACTTTCCAAGGAAATGGATGTTAAGAGAGAATAGCTGAGGATTGAGTCTTGGGGAATTCCAACAGTTaatgggaggaggaaagaagaggggccagcaaaagagacagagagtgaTACGTCAGAGAGATAAGAGGAGAAACTTGAGAACTCAATGCCATGAGAGCCAAGGGTAGGACAGGAAGGAGTGGGTGGTTGATGGTATCAAATTCATCCTTGAGGTCAAAGATGCAAATTGAGCAGAGACCCTTAAATTTGGCCGGGAGGCCGCTGGTGAACTTACTTACAGAGAGTGGTTTGGGCAGAAAGCGCTGGACTCTAGAAGGTTCCAGGGAAGGGAGTGGTGGGGAAATGGAGGCAGCCCATGTGACAAGAGTCATGTGTTATGACAGAGAACAAGGTCAAACTTTATTATTCTAGACCTGCTGCTCAACCATTTGAATCTACTGGCTCATAGGCTGTTGAAAATACAATACACGtttaaatgattgtttttatGCTACAGTGAAGGGACTTCTTCCTCCCACtgccccaaaccaaaaaaaaaccctagagaTTCTGGGCATGTTTTAACAGATCAGAGGAGTCTTTTAGCTTAACAGTCCTGTCTCTAGGTTGGTACTGCTTTGAGAATTTCCTAGCTGTGTCCTCTGTCGTTAGTCATGCCAACTCACTTGAACAATTCTTCCCTGAGCCCCTCTGAGGCGAGGACATTGAGGCAAGGTGATTAGGGGGGAGCCAGTGGTCAGGGGCACGTGGAATGTCTCTAAGATGTATGTAGAGGCTGTTAAGCAAGGCTCCGTTTGAGACCCTGGATATAGTTTGGTGCCAACCTCACTCCAACACACAGAAGGCTACAGCCCGCAGTGGACAGTGGGCTGAAGGGTGACTGAAGCAGAGGCATCAGAAAACCTCCTTTTTTTAACCCATGGCCCCTGAAGATTGAATGGTCCCTGGACCGAATGGTCTTGAACAGGCACCTTGGTTTGCAAGGGATACATAAAGGCATATAGCTTTGTTTCATTCCTTCTATTACTTGGCAATCATATACAACCCGACCCGACCAGcactacttcattttttttcctactcgCTGTCTAGAAATCAATCCTTTGAGCACTTTCCCTTTGTGAATCCCAGTCTGTTTCCAGTTTGACCtactatggatttatttgtcttaGTGACTTGTTTTCCCCTAAAGGAAGATACCCTCTGAGAAAAAAATGGCTGCCTCACGAGCCAGCAGGGCCTAGACCTGTTCCCAAGCCCCAGAGAGGCACAGAACCGAGTATCTGGCTAATTGCATGTGGAGGTAAGCATATTGTCTAGAACTGGCACTTTTCAGATCCCGAGACGTCTAGGGAGTGTAGCCAAAGGGCCTTTTAAATGTCCCTGCTCCTTTTAATGGAAGAACTTGGTTGCATTTCTGGGAAGATGGCTTGCCGCCCACGGGAAACAGGGTCATATCATGGATGGTACACTCACACGCTAAGATGTGGAGGCCCCTCTAAAAATGTGATAGGAAATCAGAGCAGGGGTACTTCCCAGGGGGCTGGTATAATATCAGAAACCTTTTTTGGAAGCCCCGGGCGTCCTACTCCACTTCAGTCACCAAATGTGTCCTGAGCATCTTCTGGATAAGATGCTCACCTCGGTCCAGGGGAAGCCGTGAGGGCTGGAAAGATAGGCCAGGGTTCTTGTCCATGGGAGTAATCACCCGTCCTGAGATGTGGACCCGCGGTCTCGGCTGCCGTTTCGTGAGTGCTGATGGAACCCCGGTGCAGGACCCGCCTCGTGGGGGCCAGATGCTGTATCTGGGCCAAAGCTGGGCCTGCAGGGCAGGTGGCCAGAACGTGGAAGGAATTCTCTTCCGCAGCCCGGGGTCTACGCTTGGCCCGAGCGAGCCGCCCTGTCAGCCTCTGCCGCCCGGGGCCCCGCGCATTCCGcgcgcccccgccccctccgcccCTCTCCCGGCCTCGCCCCCTCCCTcgtccccttctcctccccccaccagctGTCCCCTTTCCCCGGGGCGGCGAGACAGCCGGAGCCTGGGAAGAGGCGGCTTCGGGCCGAGGGGgcgtggtggggaaggggaggaggcgCCGGGGTGAGGGGATAAGGAGGCCCGGGCGGCGGGGTCCCCCAGCCACTGCGTCGCCCGCCCGGGAGCCGGGTGCAGCCGCCGCCGCTCGCCCGCATCCCCTCGGCCCGGCCCGGGGGCAAGGTCAGCAGCGATCTGGAGCCGCCGTGTCACTCCCCGACAGCTATGAACTGCAGCGAGAGCCAGCGGCTGCGGACCCTGCTGAGCCGCCTGCTGCTCGAGCTGCACCACCGGGGCAACGCCAGCGGCCTGGGCGCCGGCCCCGGCCCGAGCATGGGCATGGGGGTCGTGCCCGACCCCTTCGTGAGCCGCGAGGTGACCAGCGCCAAGGGCAACGACGCCTATCTCTACATCCTGCTCATCATGATCTTTTACGCCTGCCTGGCCGGAGGCCTCATCCTGGCCTACACCCGCTCCCGCAAGCTCGTCGAGGCCAAGGACGAGCCGTCCCAGGCTTGCGCCCAGCACGAGTGGCTCCCGGGAGGTGCCCCGGCCGCCGCCGACGCTGAGACGGCCGCCGGATCGCCCGCCGAGGACCGCCGCCCGCCCGGCCCCGCCGGGCTGCCCGCCCCGGCCCTCGTCCGGGCCGCCGAGGGGGTCTAGAGCCGCCGCCCCAGCTCGCTGGCTCGCCCGCGCCCTCCTCAGCTCGCTCATCCCTGGGCGCGGCACCCGCCTGCCTTGCCgccttttcctctcctccccttccaggGCTCTCCTCACCTGAGGCCCGGACAACGTTGAGAGGCCAGGAGACCTTGTCTGGAAGGCCCTGGAAGAAGCACCACCCTACCCCCTCCgggccagcccctccctcctctccccagccccacctccgaCCCCGCACAACCCACTGCACTAAACTGCCTCTGCTCTCTTGTCTTCAGACGGCCCTGACAGCACGCTCCAGCCCTCTGGGAACTGAATCCAACACGTCCAACACTTGGCATTGAATTGAAGCAATGAAGTCTATCCGAACTCTGGGCCGTCTAACTGGCAGCTGTTCCGGGGGCTGCCAGGGACTGCTCACTCTGTAGAGCCAACGGGCTTGCCATCACTGCCAGGGCGGCTGGGGCAGCTCCAGCTTCCTGTTGCCTTAgggacagagacaaagaaaatgaagagaactCAGAcatcttttccctccctcctccttcagcAGGGAGCTAGCAGGACACTAGGACCAGTCTGTGGCATAGAATGGACTTAATGGGACTGGAGGTGGAGGGGGGCTCAGAGGGTGGGGAAGACCTATTACCCCCAACTGTATGGTTTTCTTGCATCCAGTTGTCGTCCTGAAGGTAACTTGCCTAATTTTGAGTAGCTCTGCCATCTTTTGCCATGGGTAACCATTGCTGGGCGTATCACCCTAATACTTCCCAATGCCTCTCCTATATTGATTCAGTTGTCATGGCAGCTGTCTGCTTCATCCATGGAACATGAGGCTCCGTCGTCTCCTGCTCTGTAACCTGGAGAATGTCAGAGGCAGGTAATAAAGGTCGTTTAAACAATAACCTGAGACTCTTTTCTCAAAGATCCCAGCCTTGAGACCCAGTACTATATAGAGAAGGAACCCTTTTTGCTTTTGGAAATAATGTTTAGATTGGGGAGTTGGGTTGTTTtgatacctatatctatataccCAGTTCCAATGCAACAGATATCACTGTGCATGAAGAAAAGGTTTATGTATGGCTAAATGGGTTGTTTTTTCAAGTGTTTCCAAGTTATAACTACTTTCTTACTTCTCCGCCCCTTTTCCCTTAATTCTGAAGCACTTTCAAATATCACAATGCTAAATAAGGATTTCCCACTTACCTCTTGCAGTTTTTCAGGATatactttaaattaaaacaacCTCTCACACCCATCACTATTAGCTATTATCAAAGTTCATTTTTAGAAGCTACCTTCATAACTCTCCCAAAGAAGCGgcttattaaaagagaaaaagccaCCAAAGAGTGTAAATCTTAAGTCAGAGAGGAGATGCTTGAACTAAGCTGTCTTAACCAATGATGGGTAAATTTAGAGGTGTATGCTTAttgatttcttctccttctttgaaGGTCATCAGAAACTTGCGTGATTAGGGCTTAAATGCTTATACCTGATGGTGGCCGTTTGGGCCTCATCAAACACACATAAAATCACCTCTTAGCGTTAAGCCAACTTGCTTCAAGACAACTGGTTTCTCAGTAACAGCAGGACAAAGATATTATGGCTTACTTAAATGCACGGATAATACACAAGCCTCATTCAAGGCATTGGTTTTGACCTTGTAGCCCATATGGTATTTTACTGGAGCTATTAATAAGTTAAATGAACTTACTTTCATTCCCAGGATTCACTCCTTGAAGATATACTGGCCTTACCCCATTGGCTCCTCTCCAGTCCTAGTTCCAGCCCTAAGGTCGACTCCTTTCCTTGCAGGTGGGGGCCAGGGATTGGGCAGTGGTCCAAGATAACGAGACGAAGAGAGATGATGCTGTGAGAGCCATCTCAGGGCCAGACAGGGAGGCCTGAGTGGGATGCGGAGGGAGGGCACAGATACCCAGCCATGCCAGGTGCATATGGGGGAGGGCAGGCCTCAGCCTTGTATTTCAGGTACAACAAGGTCCCTCATTGATCTGGCATGACTGGGGACACGAGGTTGTTTGATAATGAAGCATCCCCAGTGCTTTAGGTGTTGAAAATTTGTAaacatctgtactatttttcatagacgttaaaaatatatatatattgccaaAAAAAGGCAGCTGGGAGCAGTTGGGATAATG
This window harbors:
- the KCNE5 gene encoding potassium voltage-gated channel subfamily E regulatory beta subunit 5 — translated: MNCSESQRLRTLLSRLLLELHHRGNASGLGAGPGPSMGMGVVPDPFVSREVTSAKGNDAYLYILLIMIFYACLAGGLILAYTRSRKLVEAKDEPSQACAQHEWLPGGAPAAADAETAAGSPAEDRRPPGPAGLPAPALVRAAEGV